The Streptomyces kanamyceticus genome window below encodes:
- a CDS encoding CoA transferase, translated as MTHTPSRGVDATGAAWAALDGAPALLDRLSSVTRDGALPGRLPVGALARACVGACALAAAELTALRTGGDVPRVLVDDGAVATAFTSERHLSVDGRKPVTFAPLSRFWRTADGWVRTHANYPHHRAALLAALGVAESEDAVAARLAERSAAEVEDAVYAAGGLAVALRTPEEWAAHPQGAASAGQPLVHRERLGPAPARGLAPLTGSPARPAAGLRVLDLTRVIAGPVATRTLALLGADVLRVDPPGLPELADQHTDTGFGKRSVTLGLGDRADRRAFDDLLATADVVVTGYRPGALDRFGLSPRELAARRPGLVVAQLSAWGAAGPWARRRGFDSLVQVATGIAAVEGGPERPGALPAQALDHGTGYLLAAAVLRTVTEQASRGGTGYVRLSLARTAAWLLSLGAAEPGGRSEEAYDDPAPWLTETDSPLGHLRYALPPVSFTGGPANWADPPGRWGTDRPEWR; from the coding sequence ATGACGCACACACCATCGCGAGGAGTGGACGCCACCGGTGCCGCCTGGGCCGCGCTCGACGGTGCGCCCGCCCTCCTCGACCGGCTCTCCTCCGTCACCCGCGACGGCGCACTGCCAGGACGCCTGCCCGTCGGCGCACTCGCCCGCGCCTGCGTGGGCGCCTGCGCGCTGGCCGCCGCCGAGCTGACCGCGCTGCGCACCGGGGGCGACGTGCCCCGGGTCCTGGTCGACGACGGCGCGGTGGCCACGGCCTTCACCAGCGAGCGGCACCTGTCGGTGGACGGCAGGAAGCCGGTGACCTTCGCCCCGCTGTCCCGGTTCTGGCGCACCGCGGACGGCTGGGTGCGCACCCACGCCAACTATCCGCACCACAGGGCCGCGTTGCTCGCCGCCCTCGGTGTCGCGGAGTCCGAGGACGCGGTGGCCGCGCGCCTCGCGGAACGGTCCGCCGCAGAGGTGGAGGACGCGGTGTACGCCGCCGGTGGGCTCGCCGTCGCGCTGCGGACGCCCGAGGAGTGGGCCGCGCATCCACAGGGGGCGGCGTCGGCGGGGCAGCCGCTGGTCCACAGGGAACGGCTCGGGCCAGCGCCCGCGCGCGGCCTCGCCCCGCTCACCGGCTCCCCCGCGCGGCCCGCCGCGGGACTGCGCGTGCTCGACCTCACCCGGGTCATCGCGGGGCCCGTGGCGACCCGCACACTGGCGCTGCTCGGCGCGGACGTGCTGCGCGTCGATCCGCCGGGGCTGCCCGAACTCGCCGATCAGCACACGGACACCGGCTTCGGGAAGCGGTCGGTCACGCTCGGCCTCGGGGACCGTGCGGATCGGCGAGCCTTCGACGACCTGCTCGCCACGGCCGACGTCGTCGTCACGGGCTACCGGCCCGGCGCCCTCGACCGGTTCGGGCTCTCGCCCCGGGAACTGGCCGCGCGCAGGCCCGGCCTCGTCGTCGCGCAGCTGTCGGCCTGGGGCGCGGCGGGCCCGTGGGCGCGACGGCGCGGCTTCGACAGCCTCGTGCAGGTGGCCACCGGGATCGCGGCCGTCGAGGGCGGCCCCGAACGGCCCGGGGCGCTGCCCGCGCAGGCCCTGGACCACGGCACCGGCTATCTGCTCGCCGCGGCCGTGCTGCGGACCGTGACCGAGCAGGCGTCGCGGGGCGGCACCGGGTACGTACGCCTCTCCCTCGCCCGTACGGCGGCATGGCTGCTGTCGCTCGGCGCCGCGGAACCCGGCGGGCGCTCCGAGGAGGCATACGACGACCCCGCGCCCTGGCTCACCGAGACGGACAGCCCACTGGGACACCTGCGGTACGCCCTGCCACCCGTCTCCTTCACCGGAGGGCCCGCCAACTGGGCGGACCCGCCGGGGCGTTGGGGCACCGACCGGCCCGAGTGGCGGTGA